In Citrus sinensis cultivar Valencia sweet orange chromosome 2, DVS_A1.0, whole genome shotgun sequence, a single genomic region encodes these proteins:
- the LOC102619757 gene encoding protein DESIGUAL 2 isoform X2, with protein sequence MPKNIGFLICLLIMALDITAGILGIEAEVAQNKVKHLRLWIFECREPSHKAFNLGLAAAVLLALAHVIANLLGGCVCFWSREDMAKASANRQLAVFSLIFAWITLAVGFSLLIIGTMANSKSRKSCGIAHHRFFSVGGIICFIHGLFTVAYYVSATASAREEKLAGHGGHA encoded by the exons ATGCCGAAAAACATTGGGTTTTTGATCTGTCTCTTGATCATGGCTCTTGACATTACTGCTGGCATACTTGGCATTGAAGCTGAAGTAGCTCAGAACAAG GTGAAACATTTGAGGCTATGGATTTTCGAGTGCAGAGAACCCAGTCACAAAGCTTTCAATCTAGGGTTGGCTGCTGCTGTGCTTCTGGCTCTTGCCCATGTTATTGCTAATTTGCTTGGTGGGTGCGTTTGCTTCTGGTCTAGAGAGGATATGGCAAAAGCTTCTGCCAACAGGCAACTAGCTGTGTTTTCTCTCATCTTCGCTTG GATCACACTAGCGGTTGGGTTCTCGTTGCTAATCATAGGAACAATGgcaaattcaaaatcaagaaaatcatGCGGGATAGCTCACCATCGTTTCTTCTCCGTAGGCGGCATTATTTGCTTTATCCATGGATTGTTCACAGTTGCTTATTATGTATCCGCTACAGCCTCGGCTCGGGAAGAAAAATTGGCTGGACATGGTGGCCACGCTTAA
- the LOC102619757 gene encoding protein DESIGUAL 2 isoform X1, whose product MPKNIGFLICLLIMALDITAGILGIEAEVAQNKACLSNFKLKLLFQHFDNNNPELFRQQVKHLRLWIFECREPSHKAFNLGLAAAVLLALAHVIANLLGGCVCFWSREDMAKASANRQLAVFSLIFAWITLAVGFSLLIIGTMANSKSRKSCGIAHHRFFSVGGIICFIHGLFTVAYYVSATASAREEKLAGHGGHA is encoded by the exons ATGCCGAAAAACATTGGGTTTTTGATCTGTCTCTTGATCATGGCTCTTGACATTACTGCTGGCATACTTGGCATTGAAGCTGAAGTAGCTCAGAACAAGGCATGTTTAAGCAATTTTAAGTTGAAATTATTGTTTCAgcattttgataataataaccCTGAGTTGTTCCGTCAACAGGTGAAACATTTGAGGCTATGGATTTTCGAGTGCAGAGAACCCAGTCACAAAGCTTTCAATCTAGGGTTGGCTGCTGCTGTGCTTCTGGCTCTTGCCCATGTTATTGCTAATTTGCTTGGTGGGTGCGTTTGCTTCTGGTCTAGAGAGGATATGGCAAAAGCTTCTGCCAACAGGCAACTAGCTGTGTTTTCTCTCATCTTCGCTTG GATCACACTAGCGGTTGGGTTCTCGTTGCTAATCATAGGAACAATGgcaaattcaaaatcaagaaaatcatGCGGGATAGCTCACCATCGTTTCTTCTCCGTAGGCGGCATTATTTGCTTTATCCATGGATTGTTCACAGTTGCTTATTATGTATCCGCTACAGCCTCGGCTCGGGAAGAAAAATTGGCTGGACATGGTGGCCACGCTTAA